The Knoellia sp. S7-12 region ATCGACCAGGAGATGGGTGTGGTGACGCGTGTCGGTCCGCCTGCCACGCAGTTCCCCGGCAGCATGGCGCTCGGCGCAGGCCGCTCCACCACCGACGCGCGCACCGCCGCTGCCATCACCGGCAAGGAGCTGCGTGCCCTCGGCGTCAACACGAACTTCGCCCCCGTCGCCGACGTCAACGTCAACCCGCTCAACCCGGTCATCGGCACGCGCGCGTTCTCGAGCAACCCGGCCCTCACGGCCGACATGGTGGCAGCGCAGGTCGCCGGATACCAGGAGGACGGCAAGGTCTCGGCCAGCGCCAAGCACTTCCCCGGCCACGGTGACACCGCGACCGACAGCCACGTGGCGTTCCCTGTCATCACCCACACGCGTGAGCAGTGGGAGGAGATGGACGCGCCGCCGTTCAAGGCGGCCATCGCCCAGGGCATCGACATGATCATGACGGCTCACCTCAACTTCCCGGCCCTCGATGACTCCGGCGACCCCGCAACGTTGAGCAAGCCCATCCTCACCGACCTGCTCCGCAACGAGCTCGGCTACAAGGGCGTCATCATCACCGACTCGCTCGAGATGCAGGGTGTGCGGGACCGCTACGGCGACGCCGAGGTGGCCGTGCGTGCTCTCGAGGCCGGCGCCGACCAGCTGCTCATGACCCCGGTGATGACCAAGGCCTTCCCGGCGGTCGTCGCGGCAGTGAAGTCCGGTCGGATCAGCCAGACCGATCTGGACGCCAAGGTGCGTCGAGTGCTCGAGCAGAAGGTGCGCCGCGGGATCGTGAACGACCACATGGTCGACGCGGCCGCGATCGACTCGGTCGTCGGAACCCCTGAGCACCTCGCCGCAGCCGATGCCGTCACCAACCGCACCGGCACCCTCGTCCGCAACGACGACGCCGTCCTGCCGATCGCGGCAGCTGACAAGAAGGTCCTCGTAACCGGCTACGGCGACGTGGCCACAACCACCCTCGCCGCGGCCCTCGACAGAGCCGGGTCGACCAGCACCAAGGTCACGACAGGCGCTGCCCCCAACGACGCCCAGATCGCGTCCTCCGTCGCAGCTGCCGCGGGCAAGGACTATGTCGTCGTCAACACGATGAAGGCCTGGGACACCGCGGTCACGGACAAGAAGGCTGGGCAGCAGCGACTCGTGAAGGCGCTGCAGGACACCGGAGTTCCGGTCATCGTCGTCGCGACGCGTGACCCCTACGACATCGCCTACCTGCCGGGGACTCGCACCTATCTCGCGACGTACTCCTACAACGCCGTCTCCATGGAGTCGGCCGCCAAGATCATCACCGGTGCTGTCGCACCGACCGGCAAGCTCCCCGTCGACATCCCCACCAAGGGCGACCCGAACGTCGTGCTCTACCCGTTCGGCCACGGCCTGTCCTTCTAACCCTGCCAAACCCCCGGCCTGTGTGCCCCAGAGGACGTTCCAGCGTCCCTTGAGGCACACAAGGCGAGATGAAATTGGAGAACTGACATGACCACTCCCAACCGCCGCCAGCTCCTCACGGGCGGGGCCGGCGTCGCCGGCGTCGCCGCACTCGGACTCGGCGCGTCGCCCGCGTCCGCTTCAGCGCTCGGCAGCGCCACGGCATACGCCACGGCGAGCGACCCCCACCGCAAGGTGACACCGGGCGCGGATGTCGCAGCGGCCGCCAACTGGTCCATCCTCGCGGGCCGCAAGGTCGGCATCATCACGAACCCAACCGGCGTCCTGCTCAACCTGCGCACGATCGTGGACGAGATGCACTTCGCGGGCACGGTCGACATCCGGGGGGTCTTCGGGCCGGAGCACGGCTTCCGCGGCACAGCCCAGGCCGGCGAGGCCGAGGACACCTACGTCGACGAGCGCACGGGCATCACCGTGTATGACGCGTACGGCGCCAACACCGCGAAGTTCGCCTCGATGATCCGCGCATCCGGCACCGACACCGTGGTCTTCGACATCCAGGACGTGGGCTGCCGCTTCTACACCTACATCTGGACGATGTACACGGCGATGAAGGCGTGCGTCGAGACCGGTGCTTCGCTCGTCGTCCTCGACCGTCCGAACCCGATCGGTGGCAAGGCATTCGGCCCGATGATGACCGACGCGTGGACCTCCGGGGTCGGCGCCGAGAACATCGTCCAGGCGCACGGCATGACCGTGGGAGAGATGGCTCGCTACCTCGACGCCATCATCCTGCCGACGGACACAGGTGGTCCCCGTCTCTCCGAGCTCACGGTCGTCGAGGTCAAGGGCTGGCGGCGTGACGTCACGTATGCCGGCACCGGACTTCCGTGGGTCATGCCCAGTCCCAACATGCCGACTCCCGACACCGCGCTCGTCTATCCGGGAACGGGCATGTTCGAGGGCACGAACCTCTCGGAGGGCCGCGGCACGACCCGTCCGTTCGAGCTCATCGGTGCTCCCTACGTCGACTACAAGTGGGCCGAGCGGCTCGCCGACCGGGGAGTCGATGGCGTCGCCTTCCGCGAGGCCTACTTCACGCCGACGTTCAACAAGCACGTCGGCAAAGTGTGTGGTGGCGTGCAGGTCCACATCGTTGACCCCTCCGCGATCGACCCGATGCGGGTGGGCGTCGAGATGCTCGTCGCGGCCAAGTCGATCTATACCGAATTCCAGTGGCGCTTCGACACCTACGACCCGGCCCGGCCCTACTGGATCGACAAGCTCACCGGCTCCACGCGGCTGCGTGACCAGATCACCGCCGGCGCCGATGTCGAGACGGTCATGGGTGCCTGGAAGGCCGAGCTCGCGGCCTTCGACGCCCGCCGCCAGCCTTTCCTCATCTATGGAGGTCCGACCCGATGAACCTGTCCCGACGTGTGGTCCTGGGCGGCGGCCTGGCCGCTGGCACAGCCTTTTTCGTCCCAGGTATGGCCCGAGCCGACGACTTCGACCGGCCGTTCACCGGTTTCGCGCCGCCGTCGACGGTGTTGCGTGAGGGCACTCCGGAGTCCGTGGGTCTCGACGCTGCGCCGATCGAGCTCGCCAAGCAGCAGGTGCGCAGCCATCAGGTGGCTGCGCCCGGTGGGCGCCCGCTGTATCCCGGGCACGTGGGCCTCATGGCACACGCAGGGGTCGTCGTCGCCACCCAGGTCGACGGCTTCGCCCTGCGCTATCGCAACGCGACAGAGGAGCT contains the following coding sequences:
- a CDS encoding glycoside hydrolase family 3 protein, coding for MSRPSVTRRTAIASAVAATLAAGAFPALSADAAVPAGPNGWVQSTLVRMTLEEKVGQLFVQYAYGKDANTPDPRNTAIFGVATPAEAVKKYHLGGVIYFAWTNSVQNPQQIASLSNGLQQASLSRDSKVDIPLGISIDQEMGVVTRVGPPATQFPGSMALGAGRSTTDARTAAAITGKELRALGVNTNFAPVADVNVNPLNPVIGTRAFSSNPALTADMVAAQVAGYQEDGKVSASAKHFPGHGDTATDSHVAFPVITHTREQWEEMDAPPFKAAIAQGIDMIMTAHLNFPALDDSGDPATLSKPILTDLLRNELGYKGVIITDSLEMQGVRDRYGDAEVAVRALEAGADQLLMTPVMTKAFPAVVAAVKSGRISQTDLDAKVRRVLEQKVRRGIVNDHMVDAAAIDSVVGTPEHLAAADAVTNRTGTLVRNDDAVLPIAAADKKVLVTGYGDVATTTLAAALDRAGSTSTKVTTGAAPNDAQIASSVAAAAGKDYVVVNTMKAWDTAVTDKKAGQQRLVKALQDTGVPVIVVATRDPYDIAYLPGTRTYLATYSYNAVSMESAAKIITGAVAPTGKLPVDIPTKGDPNVVLYPFGHGLSF
- a CDS encoding DUF1343 domain-containing protein, producing the protein MTTPNRRQLLTGGAGVAGVAALGLGASPASASALGSATAYATASDPHRKVTPGADVAAAANWSILAGRKVGIITNPTGVLLNLRTIVDEMHFAGTVDIRGVFGPEHGFRGTAQAGEAEDTYVDERTGITVYDAYGANTAKFASMIRASGTDTVVFDIQDVGCRFYTYIWTMYTAMKACVETGASLVVLDRPNPIGGKAFGPMMTDAWTSGVGAENIVQAHGMTVGEMARYLDAIILPTDTGGPRLSELTVVEVKGWRRDVTYAGTGLPWVMPSPNMPTPDTALVYPGTGMFEGTNLSEGRGTTRPFELIGAPYVDYKWAERLADRGVDGVAFREAYFTPTFNKHVGKVCGGVQVHIVDPSAIDPMRVGVEMLVAAKSIYTEFQWRFDTYDPARPYWIDKLTGSTRLRDQITAGADVETVMGAWKAELAAFDARRQPFLIYGGPTR